One Pectinophora gossypiella unplaced genomic scaffold, ilPecGoss1.1 Pgos_32, whole genome shotgun sequence DNA segment encodes these proteins:
- the LOC126380939 gene encoding tetra-peptide repeat homeobox protein 1-like encodes MVGSVSYPVTRIMVGSVAYPVTRRMAGPVSRPFAQVDARPVSQLVADPATDPVSRAGTQPVAKAGPVAYPVTRTMVGSVSYPVTRTMVGSVSYPGTRAMAGSVAYPVTRRMAGPVSRAGTLPVAMAGPVAFPVTRTIVGSVSYPVTRTMAGSVAYPVTRRMAGPVSRAGTLPVAMAGPVAYPVTRTIVGSVSYPVTRTMAGSVAYPVTRRMAGPVSRAGTLPVAMAGPVAFPVTRTIVGSVSYPVTRTMAGSVAYPVTRRMAGPVSRAGTLPVAMAGPVAYPVTRTMVGSVSYPVTRTMAGSVAYPVTRRMAGPVSRSFAQQ; translated from the coding sequence atggtcggttccgtctcctaccccgtcactcggatcATGGTCGGCTCCGTCgcctacccggtcactcggagaatggccggccccgtctcccgtccATTCGCCCAAGTCGACGCCCGCCCCGTCAGCCAACTCGTCGCTGACCCTGCCACCGATCCGGtgtcccgtgccggcacccaaCCGGTCGCCaaggccggccctgtcgcctaccccgtcactcgaaccatggtcggttccgtctcctaccccgtcactcggacgaTGGTCGGCTCCGTCTCGTACCCTGGCACTCGAgccatggccggctccgtcgcgtacccggtcactcggagaatggccggccccgtctcccgtgccggcaccctaccggtcgccatggccggccctgtcgccttccccgtcactcgaaccatcgtcggttccgtctcctaccccgtcactcggaccatggccggctccgtcgcgtacccggtcactcggagaatggccggccccgtctcccgtgccggcaccctaccggtcgccatggccggccctgtcgcctaccccgtcactcgaaccatcgtcggttctgtctcctaccccgtcactcggaccatggccggctccgtcgcgtacccggtcactcggagaatggccggccccgtctcccgtgccggcaccctaccggtcgccatggccggccctgtcgccttccccgtcactcgaaccatcgtcggttccgtctcctaccccgtcactcggaccatggccggctccgtcgcgtacccggtcactcggagaatggccggccccgtctcccgtgccggcaccctaccggtcgccatggccggccctgtcgcctaccccgtcactcgaaccatggtcggttccgtctcctaccccgtcactcggaccatggccggctccgtcgcctacccggtcactcggagaatggccggccccgtctcccgttcATTCGCTCAACAATAG